One genomic segment of Deinococcus radiopugnans ATCC 19172 includes these proteins:
- the moaC gene encoding cyclic pyranopterin monophosphate synthase MoaC — protein sequence MSGADTPELTHFRDGLPRMVDVTDKAATTRTATAEAWVRLPPEARAALEAGTNPKGDPLTVARLAGLAGSKRTADLILLCHPIPVTGADVQVTLEAAGVRITATVRTTAPTGVEMEALTAASVAALNVYDMLKAASKALEITGVRLLSKTGGKSGDYRATGLESSGADG from the coding sequence ATGAGCGGGGCCGACACGCCCGAACTCACCCACTTCCGGGACGGCCTGCCGCGCATGGTGGACGTCACGGACAAGGCCGCCACCACCCGCACCGCCACCGCCGAGGCCTGGGTGCGCCTGCCGCCCGAGGCCCGCGCAGCGCTGGAGGCCGGGACCAACCCCAAGGGCGATCCGCTGACGGTGGCGCGGCTGGCCGGGCTGGCGGGCAGCAAGCGCACGGCAGACCTGATCCTGCTGTGCCACCCAATTCCGGTGACCGGCGCGGACGTGCAGGTCACGCTGGAAGCCGCGGGCGTGCGCATCACCGCCACGGTGCGCACCACCGCCCCCACCGGGGTGGAGATGGAAGCCCTGACCGCCGCCAGCGTCGCCGCCCTGAACGTGTACGACATGCTCAAGGCCGCCAGCAAGGCGCTGGAGATCACGGGGGTGCGCCTGCTGAGCAAGACCGGGGGCAAGAGCGGCGACTACCGCGCCACCGGGTTGGAGTCTTCCGGCGCAGACGGCTGA
- a CDS encoding helix-turn-helix domain-containing protein, with the protein MKLHERLRELRSERGLRLKDVAETAGISVPYLSDLERGRTNPSLETLQTLAGSYAITVHDLLEGVEFYGASTEGAMPKGLADLVADPTLGPQITPDWVQTLSRIELRGKRPRDKGDWYEIYLHLKRILN; encoded by the coding sequence ATGAAATTACACGAAAGACTCCGCGAACTCCGTAGTGAACGCGGGCTGCGGCTCAAGGACGTCGCCGAGACCGCCGGGATCAGCGTCCCGTACCTCAGCGATCTGGAGCGGGGCCGCACCAATCCCAGTCTGGAAACCCTGCAGACCCTGGCCGGGTCCTACGCCATCACGGTTCATGATCTGCTGGAGGGCGTCGAGTTCTACGGCGCGTCCACCGAGGGGGCCATGCCCAAGGGACTGGCCGATCTGGTGGCCGATCCCACGCTGGGACCGCAGATCACGCCCGACTGGGTGCAGACGCTGTCGCGCATCGAACTGCGTGGCAAGCGCCCGCGCGACAAGGGCGACTGGTACGAGATTTACCTGCACCTCAAACGCATCCTGAACTAA
- a CDS encoding peroxiredoxin encodes MSRLERLPEDLVAPVDDGACDHLPGLRLPALALPATTGPSVDLSSLPGLTVLYAYPRTGQPDQPLPTDWDVIPGARGCTPQSCAFRDHHAELAAAGARVFGLSTQDTAYQTEAAGRLHLPFPLLSDAEGGLARALNLPTFQVDGMTLLRRVTLILHDGVIQKVFYPVFPPDQNAAQVLAWLAENNFAAAIS; translated from the coding sequence GTGAGCCGTCTCGAACGGCTGCCCGAAGATCTGGTGGCCCCTGTCGATGACGGGGCCTGTGACCATCTGCCGGGGCTGAGGCTGCCCGCTCTGGCTCTGCCCGCCACGACAGGTCCGTCTGTCGATCTCTCCAGCCTGCCCGGCCTGACCGTGCTGTACGCCTACCCGCGCACAGGGCAGCCGGACCAGCCCCTGCCCACGGACTGGGACGTGATTCCAGGCGCCCGAGGCTGCACGCCGCAATCCTGCGCCTTCCGCGATCATCATGCGGAATTGGCAGCGGCTGGGGCGCGCGTCTTTGGCCTCAGCACGCAGGACACGGCCTACCAGACCGAGGCGGCGGGGCGGCTGCACCTTCCTTTCCCGCTGCTCTCGGACGCCGAAGGGGGGTTGGCGCGTGCGCTGAATCTCCCGACCTTTCAGGTGGACGGGATGACGCTGCTGCGGCGCGTCACGCTGATCCTCCACGACGGCGTGATCCAGAAGGTCTTTTACCCCGTCTTTCCGCCGGACCAGAACGCCGCGCAGGTCCTGGCGTGGCTGGCGGAAAACAACTTCGCCGCCGCCATTTCGTAA
- a CDS encoding glucose-1-phosphate thymidylyltransferase: MKAIIPAAGLGTRLRPLTFTRPKPVLRVAGQPIIWHAIQTLMAAGIHDIGIVVSDITRGEIQHAVGAIDGANVTLINQHEQLGLGHAVLTAREWVGDSEFCVYLGDNLFEFGAKPFVERFMQEKPAALIALVEVEDPTAFGVAELDGGDRITRLVEKPRVPPSNLAVAGLYCFTPQIFDVLEHMSPSARGEYEITDGIQGLIDGGQPVLGQRVQGWWKDTGRPDDLLDANRLLLEGLETDIQGTVEKSRISGRVVIPASARVTGSQIVGPVMLAENVVIEYAYIGPFTSIGHGSVIRNAEVEHSVVDAEAVIENTYRRLQDCLIGVRAQVRGGREMPRTLKMIISDASIIELV; encoded by the coding sequence ATGAAGGCCATCATCCCCGCTGCCGGACTGGGCACCCGCCTGCGCCCCCTGACGTTTACCCGCCCCAAACCCGTGCTGCGGGTGGCCGGGCAGCCGATCATCTGGCACGCCATCCAGACCCTGATGGCGGCGGGCATTCACGACATCGGGATCGTCGTTTCCGACATCACGCGCGGGGAAATCCAGCATGCGGTGGGGGCCATAGATGGAGCGAACGTCACGCTGATCAACCAGCACGAGCAGCTGGGGCTGGGCCACGCCGTGCTGACTGCCCGCGAGTGGGTGGGCGACTCGGAGTTCTGCGTCTACCTGGGAGACAATCTCTTCGAGTTCGGCGCCAAACCCTTCGTGGAGCGGTTTATGCAGGAGAAACCGGCGGCCCTGATCGCCCTGGTGGAGGTCGAGGACCCCACCGCCTTCGGCGTGGCCGAACTGGACGGCGGGGACCGCATCACCCGGCTGGTGGAAAAGCCCAGGGTGCCGCCCAGCAATCTGGCGGTGGCCGGGCTGTACTGCTTCACGCCGCAGATCTTCGACGTGCTGGAACACATGTCGCCCTCGGCGCGCGGCGAGTACGAGATCACCGACGGCATTCAGGGCTTGATCGACGGCGGCCAGCCGGTGCTGGGCCAGCGGGTCCAGGGCTGGTGGAAGGACACCGGACGTCCAGACGATCTGCTGGACGCCAACCGCCTGCTGCTGGAAGGCCTTGAAACCGATATTCAGGGCACGGTCGAGAAGTCGCGCATCTCCGGCCGGGTGGTCATCCCCGCCTCGGCGCGGGTCACGGGCAGCCAGATCGTGGGGCCGGTGATGCTGGCCGAGAACGTGGTGATCGAGTACGCCTACATCGGTCCCTTTACCAGCATCGGGCACGGCAGCGTGATCCGCAACGCGGAAGTCGAACACAGCGTGGTGGACGCCGAGGCCGTGATCGAGAACACCTACCGCCGCCTGCAGGACTGCCTGATCGGCGTGCGGGCCCAGGTGCGCGGGGGCCGCGAGATGCCGCGTACCCTCAAGATGATCATCTCGGACGCCAGCATTATCGAACTGGTGTGA
- the pgi gene encoding glucose-6-phosphate isomerase: MATPLTELPAWTALTEHHRMMRDTLLVDLFASDARRGERLNAEGAGLYLDYSKNRVTDETLTLLLNLARETGVETKRDAMFAGEHINVTENRAVLHTALRQPRGATVTVDGQNVVPDVHEVLDRMATFAEAVRGGQWAGFTGKPIKNIVNIGIGGSDLGPVMAYEALKHYAQRDLTVRFVSNVDGTDLVEKTRDLDPAQTLFIVSSKTFTTQETMANAASARAWLLSALGDEAAVARHFVAVSTNAEAVQRFGIDTANMFGFWDWVGGRYSMDSAIGLSVMLAIGPDGFRELLAGFHDMDEHFRTAPLEGNLPVLLGMLGVWYNNFFDAQSHAVLPYDQYLQYFPAYLQQLDMESNGKHITLDGQAVDYQTGPIIWGQPGTNGQHAFYQLIHQGTKLIPCDFIGFCQTLNPLPTPDGPPHHDLLMANVFAQTEALAFGKSLDAVLAEGVDPALAPHRVFDGNRPTNTILADRLTPRTLGALIALYEHKVFVQGAVWNINSFDQWGVELGKVLAGKIVPELKAGAEPELEHDSSTNALIRRYRERR, translated from the coding sequence ATGGCCACCCCACTGACCGAACTGCCCGCCTGGACGGCCCTGACCGAGCATCACCGGATGATGCGCGACACCCTGCTGGTGGACCTGTTCGCCAGCGACGCCCGGCGCGGCGAGCGCCTGAACGCCGAGGGCGCGGGCCTTTACCTGGACTACAGCAAGAACCGTGTGACGGACGAGACGCTGACGCTGCTGCTGAATCTGGCGCGCGAGACGGGCGTGGAGACCAAACGCGACGCCATGTTCGCTGGGGAGCACATCAACGTCACCGAGAACCGCGCTGTCCTGCACACCGCCCTGCGCCAGCCCCGCGGCGCGACGGTGACGGTGGATGGCCAGAACGTCGTGCCGGACGTGCATGAGGTGCTGGACCGCATGGCGACGTTTGCCGAGGCTGTGCGCGGCGGGCAGTGGGCCGGGTTTACGGGCAAACCGATTAAAAACATCGTCAACATCGGCATCGGCGGCAGCGACCTGGGGCCGGTGATGGCCTACGAGGCGCTGAAGCACTACGCCCAGCGGGACCTGACCGTGCGCTTCGTGTCCAACGTGGACGGCACCGATCTGGTGGAAAAAACCCGCGATCTGGACCCGGCCCAGACGCTGTTCATCGTGAGTTCCAAGACCTTCACCACACAGGAGACGATGGCGAACGCGGCCTCGGCCCGCGCGTGGTTGCTGTCGGCATTGGGGGACGAGGCCGCCGTGGCCCGCCATTTCGTCGCCGTGTCCACCAACGCCGAGGCGGTGCAGCGGTTCGGCATCGACACCGCCAACATGTTCGGCTTCTGGGACTGGGTGGGCGGGCGCTACAGCATGGACAGCGCCATCGGCCTGAGCGTGATGCTCGCCATCGGCCCGGACGGCTTCCGCGAACTGCTGGCTGGCTTCCACGACATGGACGAGCACTTCCGCACGGCGCCGCTGGAGGGCAACCTCCCGGTGCTGCTGGGGATGTTGGGGGTCTGGTACAACAACTTCTTCGACGCGCAGAGCCATGCCGTGCTGCCGTATGACCAGTACCTGCAATACTTCCCCGCCTACCTGCAACAGCTGGACATGGAAAGCAACGGCAAGCACATCACGCTGGACGGACAGGCGGTGGACTACCAGACCGGACCGATAATCTGGGGCCAGCCCGGAACCAACGGCCAGCACGCCTTCTACCAGCTGATCCACCAGGGGACCAAGCTGATTCCCTGCGACTTTATCGGCTTCTGCCAGACCCTCAACCCACTGCCCACGCCGGACGGCCCGCCCCACCACGACCTGCTGATGGCCAACGTGTTCGCACAGACCGAGGCGCTGGCTTTCGGCAAGTCGCTGGACGCCGTGCTGGCCGAGGGCGTGGACCCGGCCCTGGCCCCGCACCGCGTGTTCGACGGCAACCGGCCCACCAACACCATCCTGGCCGACCGACTGACGCCGCGCACGCTGGGCGCCCTGATCGCGCTGTACGAGCACAAGGTCTTCGTGCAGGGGGCCGTGTGGAACATCAATTCCTTTGACCAGTGGGGCGTGGAGCTGGGCAAGGTGCTGGCCGGGAAGATCGTGCCAGAGCTGAAAGCGGGCGCGGAGCCAGAGTTGGAACATGACTCTTCCACGAACGCCTTGATCCGGCGCTACCGGGAACGTCGGTAA
- a CDS encoding polymer-forming cytoskeletal protein, with product MERHHRERQPEHGLPDWLDLLHRDAEGELTPAELDALRSLPDQAEVLRWRRRLAATTAQLSALPPPGLPGSCAQAVAAEVAWSVRLNAARPELPRSLAGAVTSEIAAAIQLQSHPVPSLPHSLAAGVVGDIRTARQLTPPPIPSSVAAAVASDVAWAGRVVTPVPALPRSVAGAVVTRITRPEAGIAPTPPPALPPVSPAASGFLSPLKPRHNPAPLALVVALMAGLTLLAVTTVWPNLAAGALVLRTLLAQVSPLAGVGLALLLLTSALVSWRPGPAMQRFGAGAFALSAVLTLPALYGVAVHGDVRFGQNIVVSGPVDGNVIAVGGHVRLEAGARVRGEVVTLLGDVRREPGAQVSGRVNALLGHAPGDLDALETAPPQGIGIATAAAFRPLLGWLGSAAWPQIFVTLTGGALLLLFVAGLAPTLARRQRHAPMRTLALGVLALTALGGPALALALAGLLGPALVAAALAVVILAVGLSVSAYDLGRALARRLRLPVPDAVGALMGLSAVAASLSEPPLAFGLALIGGAWGAGTLLLARGGVRTA from the coding sequence ATGGAACGACACCACCGGGAGAGGCAGCCAGAGCATGGCCTGCCCGACTGGCTGGATCTGCTCCATCGCGACGCCGAGGGTGAGCTGACGCCTGCCGAACTGGACGCGCTGCGTTCGTTGCCCGATCAGGCTGAGGTGCTGCGCTGGCGGCGGCGGCTGGCGGCCACCACCGCCCAACTCAGCGCCCTGCCGCCGCCCGGTCTGCCCGGCAGTTGCGCGCAGGCTGTGGCCGCCGAGGTGGCCTGGAGCGTGCGTCTGAATGCGGCCCGCCCAGAGCTGCCGCGCTCGCTGGCCGGGGCCGTGACTTCCGAGATTGCCGCTGCCATTCAGCTGCAATCGCACCCTGTTCCGTCCCTGCCCCACAGCCTCGCGGCGGGTGTGGTGGGCGACATCCGGACGGCGCGGCAACTGACCCCACCGCCCATTCCGTCCAGCGTGGCCGCCGCCGTCGCCTCCGACGTGGCCTGGGCCGGGCGCGTGGTCACGCCTGTGCCCGCGCTGCCGCGTTCGGTGGCGGGAGCGGTGGTGACCCGCATCACGCGGCCAGAAGCGGGAATCGCGCCGACACCGCCCCCGGCCCTCCCACCGGTTTCGCCTGCGGCGAGCGGCTTCCTATCCCCGCTCAAGCCCCGGCACAATCCGGCCCCGCTGGCGCTGGTGGTGGCGCTGATGGCCGGGCTGACCCTGCTGGCCGTGACCACCGTGTGGCCTAACCTGGCCGCCGGGGCGCTAGTGCTGCGGACGCTGCTGGCCCAGGTGTCGCCGCTGGCCGGGGTGGGGCTGGCGCTGCTGCTGCTGACCAGCGCCCTGGTCAGCTGGCGGCCCGGCCCGGCCATGCAGCGCTTCGGGGCCGGGGCCTTCGCCCTGAGCGCGGTGCTGACCCTGCCCGCACTGTACGGCGTGGCCGTTCACGGCGACGTGCGCTTCGGGCAGAACATCGTGGTCAGCGGGCCGGTGGACGGCAACGTGATCGCGGTGGGCGGGCATGTTCGCCTGGAAGCGGGCGCGCGGGTGCGGGGCGAGGTGGTCACGCTGCTGGGCGACGTGCGCCGCGAGCCTGGAGCGCAGGTCAGCGGGCGCGTGAATGCCCTGCTGGGCCACGCCCCCGGCGATCTGGACGCACTGGAAACGGCCCCGCCGCAGGGCATCGGGATTGCCACCGCCGCCGCCTTCAGGCCGCTGCTGGGGTGGCTGGGCAGCGCGGCGTGGCCGCAGATTTTCGTCACGCTGACCGGGGGCGCGCTGCTGCTGCTGTTCGTGGCGGGGCTGGCCCCCACGCTGGCCCGCCGCCAGCGCCACGCCCCCATGCGGACGCTGGCGCTGGGCGTGCTGGCGCTGACCGCGTTGGGTGGCCCGGCGCTGGCCCTGGCCCTGGCCGGGCTGCTGGGGCCGGCGCTGGTGGCCGCCGCGCTGGCCGTGGTGATCCTGGCCGTGGGCCTGAGCGTCAGCGCGTATGACCTGGGCCGCGCCCTGGCCCGCCGCCTGCGCCTGCCGGTGCCCGACGCGGTGGGGGCGCTGATGGGCCTCAGCGCCGTGGCCGCCAGCCTCAGCGAGCCGCCGCTGGCCTTTGGGCTGGCGCTGATCGGCGGGGCGTGGGGTGCGGGAACGCTGCTTTTGGCGCGGGGCGGGGTGCGGACGGCATAA
- a CDS encoding DUF177 domain-containing protein → MSDSPLIHLGSLMRSSEDAHAEGQLDRLNYEQGGQPQTLTFPEPAPYEISVNPLSGNEMYLQGSFEPTVMMDCARCLRDVEVPLSLTLGTLMRYEPSADAPYLEEAETGEEVLVFGDPTLDLSGYLAEMTLMAAPLSVLHDPECKGLCQVCGHDLNDGPCEHMAAVPVEEIDDDLGVPHGSGHAKQNPFAGLRDLNLPEE, encoded by the coding sequence ATGAGCGATTCTCCCCTGATTCACCTGGGTTCTCTGATGCGGTCCTCCGAGGACGCGCACGCCGAGGGCCAGCTTGACCGGCTGAACTACGAGCAGGGCGGCCAGCCCCAGACCCTGACGTTTCCCGAACCCGCCCCCTACGAGATCAGCGTCAACCCGCTGAGCGGCAACGAGATGTACCTGCAAGGCAGCTTTGAACCCACCGTCATGATGGACTGCGCCCGCTGCCTGCGCGACGTGGAGGTGCCGCTGTCGCTGACGCTGGGTACCCTGATGCGCTACGAGCCCTCGGCCGACGCGCCGTATCTGGAGGAGGCCGAGACCGGCGAGGAGGTGCTGGTTTTCGGCGATCCCACCCTGGACCTCAGCGGCTACCTGGCCGAGATGACCCTGATGGCCGCGCCCCTGAGCGTGCTGCATGACCCGGAATGCAAGGGGCTATGCCAGGTCTGCGGCCACGACCTGAACGACGGTCCCTGCGAACACATGGCGGCGGTGCCGGTAGAGGAAATCGACGACGATCTGGGCGTGCCCCACGGCAGCGGCCACGCCAAGCAGAACCCCTTCGCGGGCCTGCGGGACCTGAACCTGCCGGAAGAATGA
- a CDS encoding carboxypeptidase M32 has product MTTTPSAPASVPDTMTEPSMTELRRRLGQVSDLNAAEALMSWEQETSMPDEAARVRGLQLSTLAGLTHAMFTDDKTGELLEAAAPQDDTDRAIVRVTRRDFKKATRLPTEFVEEQTRAQNEAHHAWLAARRGSDFATFAPHLTRMMDLARREADLRGYDEHPYDALLDNYEPGMRAEAVRTIFADLRDRTLPLLKRIAAAEDAADYGVLTRPFPAEAQKAFAWKIAGEAFGLDSSFARQDESAHPFMTNFSRSDLRITTRVEPYWPACLFGTWHETGHAMYERGVAERWERTPVSGGASLGVHESQSRLFENLLGRSLPFWERYFPQLAQVAPDVTAGLDAPALYRAVNRVNPSLIRVEADEVTYNFHIMLRFELELALLEGNLKVSELPEAWNAKMGDYLGLTPPDDAQGVLQDVHWSAGLIGYFPTYALGNLLSVQLLEAAQADANIAQGIQNAEYAPLLAWLTENVHQFGRSLTPTQITEQATGRPLSADPYVAYLHKKYGEIYGLAEG; this is encoded by the coding sequence ATGACCACCACCCCGTCCGCTCCTGCCTCCGTCCCCGACACCATGACCGAGCCATCCATGACCGAACTGCGCCGCCGACTGGGGCAGGTCTCAGACCTGAACGCGGCGGAAGCGCTGATGTCCTGGGAGCAGGAAACCAGCATGCCCGACGAGGCCGCCCGCGTGCGCGGCCTGCAACTGTCCACCCTGGCAGGCCTGACCCACGCGATGTTCACCGACGACAAGACCGGCGAGCTGCTGGAGGCCGCCGCGCCCCAGGACGATACCGACCGGGCCATCGTGCGCGTGACCCGGCGCGATTTCAAGAAGGCCACCCGGCTGCCCACCGAATTCGTGGAAGAGCAGACCCGCGCCCAGAACGAGGCCCATCACGCCTGGCTCGCCGCGCGCAGGGGCAGCGACTTTGCCACGTTCGCCCCGCACCTGACCCGGATGATGGACCTGGCCCGCCGCGAGGCCGACCTGCGCGGCTACGATGAACACCCCTACGACGCCCTGCTGGACAACTACGAGCCGGGGATGCGGGCGGAGGCAGTCAGAACCATCTTCGCGGACCTGCGGGACCGCACGCTGCCCCTCCTGAAGCGCATCGCGGCGGCAGAGGACGCGGCGGATTACGGCGTGCTGACGCGGCCCTTTCCCGCCGAGGCGCAGAAAGCCTTCGCGTGGAAGATCGCGGGCGAGGCGTTCGGGCTGGATAGTTCCTTTGCCCGCCAGGACGAGAGCGCGCACCCGTTCATGACCAATTTCAGCCGCTCGGACCTGCGGATCACCACGCGGGTAGAGCCGTACTGGCCCGCCTGCCTGTTCGGAACGTGGCACGAGACCGGCCACGCCATGTACGAGCGCGGCGTCGCCGAACGCTGGGAGCGCACCCCGGTGTCGGGCGGCGCGAGCCTGGGTGTCCACGAAAGCCAGTCCCGCCTGTTCGAGAACCTGCTGGGCCGCAGCCTCCCGTTCTGGGAACGCTACTTCCCGCAACTGGCGCAGGTGGCCCCCGATGTCACCGCCGGACTGGACGCGCCTGCCCTGTACCGCGCCGTCAACCGCGTCAATCCCAGCCTGATCCGGGTGGAGGCCGACGAGGTGACGTACAACTTCCACATCATGCTGCGCTTTGAATTGGAACTGGCGCTGCTGGAGGGGAACCTGAAAGTTTCGGAGCTGCCCGAAGCGTGGAATGCCAAGATGGGGGACTATCTTGGCCTGACGCCGCCCGACGACGCGCAGGGGGTGTTGCAGGACGTGCATTGGTCTGCCGGGCTGATTGGGTACTTTCCCACCTACGCGCTGGGCAACCTGCTGAGCGTGCAACTGCTGGAGGCGGCGCAGGCCGACGCGAACATTGCACAGGGCATCCAGAACGCCGAATACGCGCCGCTGCTGGCGTGGCTGACCGAGAACGTTCACCAGTTCGGACGCAGCCTGACGCCCACGCAGATCACCGAACAGGCCACCGGACGCCCGCTGAGTGCCGATCCGTATGTGGCGTACCTGCACAAGAAGTACGGCGAGATTTACGGGCTGGCAGAGGGCTAG